In a genomic window of Leisingera caerulea DSM 24564:
- a CDS encoding NAD(P)-binding domain-containing protein: MRLGFLGCGTITSAVVRGLAGRGHRITVSERSRAQSAALAAEFGDVTVAGNQAVADASDVVFLGLMAEAAEGILSGLVLREDQQVISFMAGAGLDRIADLTAPARAAAVMMPFPGIAQGGSPIMAMGDTRLVEQIFGPGNRVFALKDEAELNAYLCAQAVLSPVARMVNDAADWLGERVQDRTQAEAFLRILVASSLEKSGCADLIEALNTPGGYNQRLRQHMQEAGMCRDLVAGLDMLER, encoded by the coding sequence ATGCGATTGGGGTTCCTGGGATGCGGCACCATCACCTCTGCAGTGGTTCGGGGGCTTGCAGGCAGGGGGCACCGGATCACGGTGTCCGAACGCAGCCGGGCGCAATCAGCTGCTTTGGCAGCTGAATTCGGCGACGTCACTGTTGCCGGCAACCAAGCGGTCGCCGATGCCAGCGACGTGGTTTTTCTGGGCCTGATGGCGGAAGCGGCGGAGGGCATCCTTTCCGGTCTGGTGCTCCGGGAAGATCAGCAGGTGATCTCCTTCATGGCCGGGGCCGGATTGGACCGGATAGCGGATCTGACGGCACCGGCGCGCGCGGCGGCTGTGATGATGCCCTTCCCGGGAATTGCACAGGGCGGCTCTCCAATCATGGCGATGGGAGACACGCGGCTGGTCGAGCAAATCTTCGGGCCTGGAAACAGGGTATTTGCCTTGAAGGATGAGGCCGAACTGAACGCTTACCTCTGTGCTCAGGCTGTTTTGTCCCCGGTTGCGCGTATGGTGAATGATGCGGCGGACTGGCTGGGGGAGCGGGTCCAAGACAGGACACAGGCTGAGGCCTTCCTGCGGATACTGGTCGCCAGCAGCCTGGAAAAGTCGGGCTGTGCGGACCTGATTGAGGCCCTGAACACACCCGGCGGCTACAATCAGCGTCTGCGCCAGCACATGCAAGAGGCGGGCATGTGCCGCGATCTTGTTGCAGGCTTGGACATGCTGGAGCGCTGA
- a CDS encoding NADH:flavin oxidoreductase, producing the protein MSKDPLLQPYQLKHLTLRNRIMTTSHEPAYPEDGMPKERYAAYHAERAKAGVALTMTAGSAAVSRDSSPVFNNILAYKDEVVPWIRNLTDQVHEHGAAVMIQLTHLGRRTGWNKGDWLPSVSSSRHREPAHRSFPKLAEDWDITRIISDFADAAERMKAGGMDGIELQVYGHLLDQFWSPLTNDLDGPYGGQSLDSRMRMPLDVLRAVRDRVGEDFIVGLRYTADEAQAGGIPPEEGIEISRRLADSGMVDFLNVIRGRIHTDPAMTDVIPVQGMKSAPHLDFAGEVKKATGMTTFHAARIPDVATARHAVASGLLDMVGMTRAHMADPHVVKKIIEGREDGIRPCVGATYCLDRIYQAGEALCIHNAATGRELTMPHEILPAENPRKVVIVGAGPGGLEAARVAAERGHDVTVFEAAAEPGGQVRLTAQNPRRAEMIGIIDWRMGQCAARDVAFRFNTWAEAEDVMALDPDVVIVATGGIPNMMLFETGADLPHAVSSWDIISGDVKPAGQVLIYDESGDHPGLMAAETAAAAGARVEVMTPDRTFAPDIMGMNLVPYMRVLQDKDVSFTVARRLVGITRSGNRLTAAIGTDYSGHVYRAEYDQVVVNYGTLPLDDLYFALKEHAANRGEVDHGALIAGRPQAVAANPDGRFQLFRIGDAVSARNTHAAIYDALRLMKDI; encoded by the coding sequence ATGTCCAAGGATCCGCTGCTGCAACCATACCAGTTGAAGCATCTGACACTGCGCAACCGGATCATGACCACCAGCCACGAACCGGCCTATCCGGAAGACGGCATGCCGAAGGAGCGTTATGCGGCCTATCACGCAGAACGGGCCAAGGCGGGCGTGGCGCTGACGATGACCGCCGGCTCGGCCGCGGTCAGCCGCGACAGCTCGCCGGTGTTTAACAATATCCTTGCCTATAAGGACGAAGTGGTTCCGTGGATCCGCAACTTGACCGATCAGGTCCACGAACACGGCGCGGCGGTGATGATCCAGCTCACCCACCTGGGCCGCCGCACCGGCTGGAACAAGGGTGACTGGCTGCCCTCCGTCAGTTCCTCGCGCCACCGGGAGCCTGCGCACCGGTCCTTCCCGAAGCTGGCGGAGGACTGGGACATTACCCGCATCATCTCAGATTTCGCCGATGCCGCTGAGCGGATGAAGGCAGGCGGCATGGATGGCATCGAGCTGCAGGTCTATGGCCACCTCCTGGATCAGTTCTGGTCGCCGCTGACCAATGATCTTGACGGGCCTTATGGCGGCCAATCTTTGGACAGCCGGATGCGCATGCCGCTCGACGTGCTGCGCGCAGTCAGGGACAGGGTTGGGGAGGATTTCATCGTCGGCCTCCGGTACACCGCGGATGAGGCGCAGGCAGGCGGGATACCTCCTGAAGAGGGGATTGAAATTTCCAGGCGACTGGCGGACAGCGGCATGGTGGATTTCCTCAACGTGATCCGCGGCCGCATCCACACCGATCCGGCGATGACCGACGTGATCCCGGTGCAGGGCATGAAATCGGCACCGCATCTGGATTTTGCCGGAGAGGTGAAAAAGGCCACCGGCATGACGACCTTCCACGCTGCCCGGATCCCGGATGTGGCCACCGCCCGCCATGCGGTTGCCAGCGGCCTGCTGGACATGGTCGGCATGACCCGCGCCCATATGGCAGACCCGCATGTAGTGAAGAAAATCATCGAGGGGCGCGAAGACGGCATCCGCCCCTGTGTCGGCGCCACCTATTGTCTGGACCGGATCTACCAGGCGGGTGAAGCACTCTGCATCCACAATGCGGCCACCGGGCGCGAACTGACGATGCCCCATGAAATCTTACCGGCAGAAAACCCTAGGAAAGTGGTGATTGTCGGCGCCGGCCCCGGCGGGCTGGAGGCGGCGCGGGTCGCAGCGGAACGCGGCCATGACGTGACTGTATTCGAAGCTGCCGCGGAACCGGGCGGCCAGGTGCGCTTGACGGCGCAGAACCCGCGCCGGGCCGAGATGATCGGGATCATAGACTGGCGCATGGGGCAATGCGCGGCCCGGGATGTGGCGTTCCGCTTCAATACCTGGGCCGAAGCGGAGGATGTGATGGCCCTGGACCCCGATGTGGTGATTGTTGCGACCGGCGGGATACCGAACATGATGCTGTTTGAAACCGGGGCGGACCTGCCGCATGCGGTGTCCAGCTGGGACATCATCTCAGGTGATGTAAAACCCGCAGGGCAAGTACTGATTTATGACGAAAGCGGCGACCACCCCGGATTGATGGCGGCCGAAACCGCGGCGGCAGCCGGTGCCCGTGTCGAAGTGATGACACCGGACCGGACGTTTGCGCCGGATATCATGGGCATGAATCTGGTGCCCTATATGCGGGTGCTGCAGGACAAGGATGTGAGCTTTACTGTTGCCCGCCGCCTGGTGGGGATCACCCGCAGCGGCAACCGGCTGACAGCTGCCATCGGCACAGATTACAGCGGCCATGTCTACCGCGCGGAGTACGATCAGGTCGTGGTCAACTATGGAACTCTGCCGCTGGATGATTTGTACTTTGCGCTCAAGGAGCACGCGGCAAACCGTGGCGAGGTGGATCACGGCGCGCTGATCGCCGGCCGCCCGCAGGCGGTCGCGGCGAACCCGGATGGCCGGTTCCAGCTGTTCCGGATTGGCGATGCTGTTTCGGCGCGCAATACACATGCGGCGATCTACGATGCGCTGCGGCTGATGAAGGATATTTGA
- a CDS encoding TetR/AcrR family transcriptional regulator, giving the protein MDTQDISRPRLSEEDWLAAAYEVLTESGVEAVKVMPLAKRLGVARTSFYWHFKDREELLEAMVRRWEERNTGNLVARTEAYAESIAEAMFNLFDCWIDPGLFDARLDLAIRNWARNDCRLQERLDLADARREQAMTDMFIRFGYAEADALIRARAMIYTQIGYISMQVHESTEYRISLMPGWIEVFTGTRPAQRDLDRFLSRHR; this is encoded by the coding sequence ATGGACACACAGGACATTTCCCGCCCGCGGCTGAGCGAAGAGGACTGGCTGGCTGCTGCCTATGAGGTGCTGACCGAGAGCGGGGTGGAAGCCGTGAAGGTAATGCCGCTGGCCAAACGGCTTGGTGTGGCGCGCACCAGTTTCTACTGGCACTTCAAGGACCGCGAAGAGCTACTGGAAGCAATGGTGCGGCGCTGGGAGGAGCGGAATACCGGCAATCTGGTGGCCCGGACCGAGGCCTATGCCGAGAGCATTGCGGAGGCAATGTTCAACCTTTTCGACTGCTGGATCGACCCGGGCCTGTTTGACGCACGGCTGGATCTGGCCATTCGCAACTGGGCGCGCAATGACTGCCGCCTGCAGGAACGGCTGGACCTGGCCGATGCCCGCCGCGAACAGGCCATGACGGATATGTTCATCCGTTTCGGCTATGCTGAAGCGGATGCGCTGATCCGCGCGCGGGCCATGATCTACACCCAGATCGGCTATATCTCGATGCAGGTGCACGAAAGCACCGAATACCGGATTTCGCTGATGCCCGGCTGGATTGAGGTCTTCACAGGCACCCGCCCGGCGCAGCGGGATCTGGACCGGTTCCTGTCCCGGCACCGCTGA
- the fdhF gene encoding formate dehydrogenase subunit alpha — translation MSDKVTFTLDGEQVTADKGLTIWEVANGRGLKIPHLCHKPQPGYRPDGNCRACMVEIEGERTLAASCIREPAEGMVVTTNNARAENARKMVMELLVADQPKKEEAHDKSSHMWDMAELNGVTESRFPKLEEGRIPLLDDSHVAMKVNLDACISCGLCVRACREVQVNDVIGMAGRGHNAFPTFDIADPMGQSTCVACGECVQACPTGALMPATVMDENQVGDSKDYDSETESVCPFCGVGCKVSLKVKDGKVKYVDGINGPANEGRLCVKGRFGFDYIHHPHRLTKPLIRRDDAPAKGLNVDPGNLSTHFREATWEEAMDLAAKGLMKLRDENPKSVAGFGSAKCTNEEAYLFQKFIRQGFKHNNVDHCTRLCHASSVAALIENVGSGAVTATFNEIENADVAIVIGSNPIENHPVAATYFKQFTKRGGKLIVMDPRGVGLRRFATEMVQFRPGADVSMLNAIMSVIVEEGLYDQEYIDKYTENWEAEKQHLAQFTPEKMSEICGVSPEQLRSVARIFAGGKAGLIFWGMGVSQHIHGTDNSRCLISLALMTGNVGKPGAGLHPLRGQNNVQGASDAGLIPMFLPDYQTVTSDDVRKSFTDVWGGGDFSNEKGLTVTEIVDEAYAGNIKGMYIQGENPAMSDPDADHARDAFAKLELMIVQDIFLTETANYADIILPASALYEKNGTVSNTNRQVQRVRPAVAPPGEAREDWQVTVELAQRIGLPWDYKDVSEVFAEMKLNMKSLNNITWERLETETITYPSLHETDPGQAIVFGDGFPRPEGRARFTPASVIPPDEAPDEEFPMIMTTGRQLEHWHTGSMTRRSKVLDAVEPEANCSLNPRTLKLMGIEPGEMIRLSTRRGSIEIMARADRAIAEDMVFVPFAYVEAAANILTNPALDPYGKIPEFKFSAVKVEKIEGQIAAE, via the coding sequence ATGAGCGATAAAGTCACATTCACACTCGATGGCGAACAGGTCACGGCGGACAAGGGCCTGACCATCTGGGAAGTCGCCAACGGCCGCGGGCTGAAGATCCCGCACCTGTGCCACAAGCCGCAGCCGGGCTACCGCCCGGACGGAAACTGCCGCGCCTGCATGGTGGAGATCGAGGGCGAGCGCACTCTGGCAGCCTCCTGCATCCGCGAACCCGCCGAGGGCATGGTTGTCACCACCAACAACGCACGCGCTGAAAACGCCCGCAAGATGGTGATGGAGCTGCTGGTTGCCGACCAGCCCAAGAAGGAAGAGGCGCACGACAAGTCCTCCCACATGTGGGACATGGCAGAGCTGAACGGAGTTACCGAGAGCCGCTTCCCCAAGCTGGAAGAGGGCCGCATCCCGCTGCTGGATGACAGCCACGTTGCCATGAAGGTGAACCTGGACGCCTGTATCTCCTGCGGCCTGTGCGTGCGTGCCTGCCGCGAAGTTCAGGTGAACGACGTGATCGGTATGGCCGGCCGCGGCCACAACGCCTTTCCGACCTTCGACATTGCTGACCCGATGGGCCAATCCACCTGTGTCGCCTGCGGCGAATGCGTGCAGGCCTGCCCGACCGGCGCGCTGATGCCCGCCACTGTGATGGACGAAAACCAGGTTGGCGACAGCAAGGACTACGATTCCGAGACCGAAAGCGTCTGCCCGTTCTGCGGCGTCGGCTGCAAGGTCAGCCTCAAGGTAAAGGACGGCAAGGTCAAATACGTCGACGGCATCAACGGCCCGGCGAACGAAGGCCGCCTGTGCGTTAAGGGCCGCTTCGGCTTTGACTATATTCACCACCCCCACCGCCTGACCAAGCCGCTGATCCGCCGCGACGACGCTCCGGCCAAGGGCCTGAACGTCGATCCGGGCAACCTGTCGACCCATTTCCGCGAAGCAACCTGGGAAGAGGCAATGGATCTGGCCGCCAAGGGCCTGATGAAGTTGCGGGACGAGAACCCGAAGTCGGTTGCGGGCTTCGGTTCGGCGAAATGCACCAATGAAGAGGCTTACCTCTTCCAGAAGTTCATCCGCCAGGGTTTCAAGCACAACAACGTCGACCACTGCACCCGTTTGTGCCACGCGTCATCCGTTGCGGCGCTGATCGAAAACGTCGGTTCCGGTGCTGTGACCGCGACCTTCAACGAAATCGAAAACGCGGATGTGGCGATCGTGATCGGCTCCAACCCGATCGAGAACCACCCGGTCGCGGCGACCTATTTCAAGCAGTTCACCAAGCGCGGCGGCAAGCTCATCGTGATGGATCCGCGCGGAGTTGGCCTGCGCCGTTTTGCCACCGAAATGGTGCAGTTCCGCCCCGGCGCGGACGTGTCGATGCTGAACGCGATCATGAGCGTGATTGTCGAGGAAGGCCTGTACGATCAGGAGTATATCGACAAGTACACCGAGAACTGGGAAGCGGAAAAACAGCATCTGGCGCAGTTCACGCCTGAAAAGATGTCGGAAATCTGCGGCGTCTCCCCTGAGCAGCTGCGCAGTGTTGCGCGCATCTTTGCGGGCGGCAAGGCAGGCCTGATTTTCTGGGGCATGGGCGTCTCCCAGCACATTCACGGCACAGACAACTCGCGCTGCCTGATCTCGCTGGCGCTGATGACCGGCAACGTGGGCAAGCCGGGCGCAGGCCTCCACCCGCTGCGCGGCCAGAACAATGTGCAGGGTGCTTCCGACGCAGGCCTCATCCCGATGTTCCTGCCGGATTACCAGACCGTGACCTCGGATGATGTCCGCAAGAGCTTTACCGATGTCTGGGGCGGCGGCGACTTCTCGAATGAGAAGGGCCTGACCGTGACTGAGATCGTGGACGAGGCCTATGCCGGCAACATCAAGGGCATGTACATCCAGGGTGAAAACCCTGCGATGTCCGACCCGGATGCGGACCACGCGCGCGACGCCTTTGCCAAGCTGGAGCTGATGATCGTTCAGGACATCTTCCTGACCGAGACGGCGAACTATGCCGACATCATCCTGCCGGCCTCGGCGCTGTATGAGAAGAACGGCACCGTGTCGAACACCAACCGTCAGGTGCAGCGGGTGCGTCCTGCTGTTGCGCCTCCGGGCGAAGCGCGCGAGGACTGGCAGGTCACTGTCGAGCTGGCGCAGCGCATCGGCCTGCCCTGGGACTACAAGGATGTGAGCGAAGTCTTCGCCGAGATGAAGCTGAACATGAAGTCCTTGAACAACATCACTTGGGAGCGTCTGGAAACCGAGACCATCACCTACCCGTCGCTGCATGAGACCGACCCCGGTCAGGCGATTGTTTTCGGTGACGGCTTCCCGCGCCCTGAGGGCCGGGCCCGCTTTACCCCGGCTTCGGTCATCCCGCCGGATGAGGCGCCGGATGAAGAGTTCCCGATGATAATGACCACCGGCCGCCAGCTGGAGCATTGGCACACCGGGTCGATGACCCGGCGGTCCAAGGTTCTGGATGCGGTGGAGCCGGAGGCGAACTGCTCGCTCAACCCGCGCACGCTCAAGCTGATGGGCATCGAGCCTGGCGAGATGATCCGCCTGTCTACCCGCCGCGGTTCGATCGAGATCATGGCGCGGGCCGACCGGGCGATTGCCGAGGATATGGTGTTCGTGCCTTTCGCCTATGTGGAGGCGGCGGCCAACATCCTGACCAACCCGGCGCTGGACCCCTATGGTAAGATCCCAGAGTTCAAATTCTCGGCGGTGAAGGTCGAAAAGATCGAAGGGCAGATCGCAGCCGAGTAA
- a CDS encoding NAD(P)H-dependent oxidoreductase subunit E, whose protein sequence is MAPLDDSKGVWKSGRGKGRKTPKGRQVDDAALSEVQELLGDRPRNRDLLIEFLHLIQDKYGHLSTAHIRALAEEMRTGQAEIYEVASFYAHFDVVKEGETPPPALTIRVCDSLSCELAGAQQLQKALEDGLDASQVRVLRAPCMGRCDTAPVLEIGHNHIDHATVEKVEAAIAADDTHAHIPEYETFAAYEAEGGYATLKDLRAVGDWEAVQAKVKEAGLRGLGGAGFPSGTKWGFVRANDGPRYLAVNGDEGEPGTFKDRYYLERTPHVFLEGMLIASWAVEAEKAFIYMRDEYPAVLEILRREIKALEDAGIVEEGYIDLRRGAGAYICGEESAMIESIEGKRGEPRHRPPFVAQVGVFGRPTLVHNVETLYWVAKICREGPECLNSVEKNGRKGLRSYSVSGRVKNPGVHLLPAGSTITDIIEACGGMLDGHAFKAYQPGGPSSGLLPASMNDVPLDFDTLQPHGTFIGSAAVVVLSDQDSARDAALNMLRFFEDESCGQCTPCRVGCEKAVKLMSEKKWDQGLLEELSTAMVDASICGLGQAAPNPIRLTMKHFPDEV, encoded by the coding sequence ATGGCACCATTGGATGATAGCAAGGGCGTATGGAAGTCCGGCCGCGGCAAGGGGCGCAAAACCCCGAAAGGACGCCAGGTCGATGATGCTGCGCTGAGCGAGGTTCAGGAACTGCTGGGGGACCGCCCGCGCAACCGTGACCTGCTGATCGAGTTCCTGCATCTGATTCAGGACAAATACGGCCATCTGAGCACCGCGCACATCCGGGCGCTGGCCGAAGAGATGCGCACCGGCCAGGCTGAGATCTACGAGGTCGCCAGCTTCTATGCTCATTTTGATGTGGTGAAGGAGGGCGAGACTCCGCCTCCGGCGCTTACCATCCGGGTCTGCGACTCGCTTTCCTGTGAACTGGCAGGTGCCCAGCAACTTCAGAAAGCACTGGAAGACGGTCTGGACGCAAGCCAGGTCCGGGTGCTGCGCGCGCCTTGCATGGGCCGCTGCGACACCGCGCCGGTTCTGGAAATCGGCCACAACCATATCGACCACGCCACCGTCGAGAAAGTGGAAGCGGCGATTGCGGCGGACGACACTCACGCCCACATTCCTGAGTATGAAACCTTCGCCGCCTATGAGGCCGAAGGTGGCTATGCCACGCTGAAAGACCTGCGTGCGGTTGGCGACTGGGAAGCAGTTCAGGCGAAAGTCAAAGAAGCCGGCCTGCGCGGCCTGGGCGGCGCTGGCTTCCCGTCCGGTACCAAATGGGGCTTTGTCCGCGCCAACGACGGCCCGCGCTACCTCGCGGTGAACGGCGACGAGGGCGAACCCGGCACCTTTAAGGACCGTTATTACCTGGAGCGTACCCCGCACGTCTTCCTCGAAGGTATGCTGATCGCGTCTTGGGCGGTCGAGGCCGAGAAAGCCTTTATCTACATGCGCGATGAATATCCGGCGGTGCTGGAAATCCTGCGCCGCGAGATCAAGGCGCTGGAAGACGCCGGCATCGTGGAGGAAGGTTACATCGACCTGCGCCGCGGGGCAGGGGCCTATATCTGCGGTGAAGAAAGCGCGATGATCGAGTCGATCGAAGGCAAGCGCGGCGAGCCGCGCCACCGTCCGCCGTTTGTGGCGCAGGTGGGTGTCTTCGGGCGCCCGACCCTCGTCCACAACGTCGAGACCCTTTACTGGGTCGCCAAGATCTGCCGCGAAGGCCCGGAATGCCTGAACTCGGTTGAGAAGAACGGCCGCAAGGGCCTGCGCAGCTACTCGGTGTCGGGCCGGGTGAAGAACCCGGGCGTGCATCTGCTGCCCGCCGGTTCCACCATCACCGACATCATCGAAGCCTGCGGCGGGATGCTGGACGGTCATGCCTTCAAGGCCTATCAGCCGGGCGGCCCGTCCTCTGGCCTGCTGCCTGCGTCGATGAATGACGTTCCGCTCGACTTTGACACGCTGCAGCCGCATGGCACCTTCATCGGCTCCGCTGCCGTGGTGGTGCTGTCTGATCAGGACTCGGCCCGCGACGCGGCGCTGAACATGCTGCGCTTCTTCGAGGACGAAAGCTGCGGCCAGTGCACCCCCTGCCGGGTAGGCTGCGAAAAAGCCGTGAAGCTGATGAGCGAGAAGAAGTGGGATCAGGGCCTCTTGGAAGAGCTGAGCACCGCAATGGTCGATGCGTCGATCTGCGGTCTGGGCCAGGCTGCGCCGAACCCGATCCGCCTGACCATGAAACATTTTCCGGATGAGGTCTGA
- a CDS encoding LysR family transcriptional regulator, protein MIELKDLQLLTALARHQHFAKAAADCGMSQPAFSMRIRNLEERLGLSIVRRANRFQGLTEEGMMIVRRGRSILDDAKALEQEIAASRGEVTGTLVLGVVPTATAWAAQLVDQVHHAYPRILARIEVTNSLAIQQRLYDGTIDAGITYAESMGRDLVTVQPLYEESYVLLAPEDMVAEHGDTISWAEAAELPLSLLDQQMQNRRILDRIFADLKLRPEIVSESNGFMASMVLAREGSAATILPRALMQALGELGGTRVLALVEPEQARPICIATLDRTPELTTVRALKEVVATFADNRMPQMAS, encoded by the coding sequence ATGATCGAACTCAAAGACCTTCAGTTGCTGACCGCTCTGGCACGGCATCAGCATTTTGCCAAGGCCGCCGCCGACTGCGGTATGTCGCAGCCGGCATTCTCCATGCGGATCCGCAATCTGGAGGAGCGGCTTGGCCTGTCCATCGTGCGCCGCGCCAACCGCTTTCAGGGGCTGACCGAGGAGGGCATGATGATCGTGCGCCGGGGGCGCTCGATCCTCGATGATGCTAAGGCGTTGGAGCAGGAGATCGCAGCCTCCCGCGGCGAAGTGACCGGCACTCTGGTGCTGGGGGTGGTGCCGACGGCCACCGCTTGGGCGGCGCAGCTGGTGGATCAGGTGCATCATGCCTATCCGCGGATTCTGGCGCGGATAGAGGTCACCAACTCATTGGCTATCCAGCAACGCCTCTATGATGGTACAATTGATGCAGGTATTACCTACGCCGAGAGCATGGGCCGGGACCTGGTGACAGTGCAGCCGCTTTACGAAGAAAGCTATGTGCTGCTGGCGCCGGAAGACATGGTGGCGGAGCACGGCGATACGATCAGCTGGGCTGAGGCGGCGGAGCTGCCGCTGAGCCTGCTCGATCAGCAGATGCAGAACCGCCGCATTCTGGACCGGATCTTTGCCGATCTGAAGCTGAGGCCGGAGATCGTGTCCGAGTCCAACGGTTTCATGGCGTCAATGGTGCTGGCGCGCGAAGGCTCTGCGGCGACGATTCTGCCGCGGGCTCTGATGCAGGCCTTGGGAGAGCTGGGAGGAACCCGGGTCCTGGCGCTGGTTGAGCCGGAACAGGCGCGCCCGATCTGCATCGCGACTCTCGACCGGACGCCGGAACTCACAACTGTGCGCGCTTTGAAAGAGGTGGTTGCGACGTTTGCAGACAATAGGATGCCGCAAATGGCGTCATAA
- a CDS encoding winged helix DNA-binding protein — translation MNNNVDPSPFSYLTAEPAADALHRLEMAVQRAGEGLTRWQAGCLEQVSGVPLAGAEITLLLLIGSGRRSKSIKELARSTNRVDIPNIQYSLRKLASAGLTRKQGAGRSGVTYSLTDEGCQLAEKLDSLRARLLTQVLDGRSELAGRLRGAADVLEELVELYGAAAHQVEGPGKD, via the coding sequence TTGAATAACAACGTCGACCCATCCCCGTTTTCATACCTGACTGCGGAACCGGCTGCTGACGCGCTGCATCGGCTGGAGATGGCGGTGCAGCGGGCCGGCGAGGGCCTGACCCGATGGCAGGCCGGGTGCCTGGAGCAGGTCAGCGGCGTGCCGCTGGCTGGAGCCGAGATCACATTGCTGCTTTTGATCGGCAGCGGCAGGCGGTCCAAATCTATTAAGGAACTGGCCCGCTCGACAAACCGTGTGGATATCCCCAACATCCAGTATTCCTTGCGCAAGCTGGCGTCGGCAGGGCTGACCCGCAAACAAGGGGCTGGCCGTTCAGGAGTCACCTACAGCCTGACAGATGAGGGCTGCCAGCTGGCCGAAAAGCTGGACTCGCTTCGCGCGCGCCTCTTGACACAGGTGCTTGACGGGCGCTCTGAACTGGCCGGGCGGTTGCGGGGGGCAGCCGATGTGCTGGAAGAACTGGTGGAGCTGTACGGGGCAGCAGCGCACCAGGTAGAAGGGCCGGGCAAAGACTGA